A segment of the Amia ocellicauda isolate fAmiCal2 chromosome 5, fAmiCal2.hap1, whole genome shotgun sequence genome:
GACCACACGAGTCTGGAGCAGATGGCCACAGACTAATAAAGTTTCTCTTTAAAGACCAGATGTCTAGGGGGCTGACTGGgcccaaaacaaaaaacagtgaaAACAGAGTGGAATGTACATGAGTGGGAATGGGGAACAGGAAGTCAAgacattccccaaagacaaatataggctgtgattatttgtttaaataaaataaaacaggtgTATAAAGCTATATATGAACATGCATAGTCCACAAATTAGATGCACATTataataaagaatacatttacCAAATGCATGAAACCAATCATGGCAACAACTCCATCACAGGGGCGTCATGAGTCACGGTAGTTTGTATTCCCACAAGTTCACGGTCTTTCATGGCTCTGAAGCAACCAAGGGGAAAATCAGAATCAATATTTACTAAAAAGGTTACCTAAAGAAGCTCCCTTCACCCTGAGCTCCAGTAGTTAATCTTCAACCACATTCCACAGAGGTCAGTACATCTGTCTAACCCCTGTGACAAACTGTAAAGTGATGGAGTCGGCTGTAAGAATGCCAGCGATGGAACGTCCTGGGGCAGTAAGAGTCCAGGGGCAGTAAGTGTCACAATGCATCACTGATGAACTGCAAGATCTTTGCTAACTGGAGTCAATGCTCCCCCTTGTGGTCACACATTTGTAACACTACTCTATACATTTTTACTGGCAGGCCCTGAGGAACAGCTGTCACTGACAACCTACCCAAGCCAAGATAGATAATGACCATACAATATAATATACCTTGgtatactttttctttttttttacataaattaGCAATATCTACATCATACGTCACTTCACATGTcatacagaaatacaattaAGGGAAAACCTACATTTTGATTCATATGAAAAGTATTAATCGCTATCAAAGTTATAATTTAATCTCAACAAACTATCTATAGATCACACCAGATGATGATATCAAATAATTCCTgttattttttgtcattttgtaaAATCACATCATGCctataacacacacatacattcacctaaaggattattaggaacacctgttcaatttctcattaatgcaattatctaaccaaccaatcacatggcagttgcttcaatgcatttaggggtgtggtcctggtcaagacaatctcctgaactccaaactgaatgtctgaatgggaaagaaaggtgatttaagcaattttgagcgtggcatggttgttggtgccagacgggccggtctgagtatttcacaaatctgctcagttactgggattttcacgcacaaccatttctagggtttacaaagaatggtgtgaaaagggaaaaacatccagtatgcggcagtcctgtgggcgaaaatgccttgttgatgctagaggtcagaggagaatgggccgactgattcaagctgatagaagagcaactttgactgaaataagcactcgttacaaccgaggtatgcagcaaagcatttgtgaagccacaacacgtacaaccttgaggcggatgggctacaacagcagaagaccccaccgggtaccactcatctccactacaaataggaacaagaggctacaatttgcacaagctcaccaaaattggacagttgaagactggaaaaatgttgcctggtctgatgagtctcgatttctgttgagacattcagatggtagagtcagaatttggcgtaaacagaatgagaacatggatccatcatgccttgttaccactgtgcaggctggtggtggtggtgtaagtgtgggggatgttttcttggcacactttaggccccttagtgccaattgggcatcgtttaaatgccacggcctacctgagcattgtttctgaccatgtccatccctttatgaccaccatgtacccatcctctgatggctacttccagcaggataatgcaccatgtcacaaaggtcgaatcatttcaaattggtttcttgaacatgacaatgagttcactgtactaaactggcccccacagtcaccagatctcaacccaatagagcatctttgggatgtggtggaacgggagcttcgtgccctggatgtgcatcccacaaatctccatcaactgcaagatgctatcctatcaatatgggccaacatttctaaagaatgctttcagcaccttgttgaatcaatgccacgtagaattaaggcagttctgaaggcgaaagggggtcaaacacagtattagtatggtgttcctaataatcctttaggtgagtgtatataataaaaataggcacaataatacaaattattatgaAATAATACATGATTATTAATCCTATTATTATATTGAATGAAAAAGATTCCCAATTTCCTTAGCCTGCTACCTAACCTCAGCCAAGAGAAAGCACTTGACAGAATAAtatcaaaaatgtattatttaactgATTATAATTGTATCTTGCTCTCAATAATAGCTCTCAAGATTATAGCTGCCATAACCCatttaatatgcaaatacaagCCCAATAAgtagcagacagacaggcaatACAGTGCAGGACATCGATCGTGATCACAAAATACCATCCACAAATGTTACAAGTTattgaaaatgaatgtattaagtttaaaattaattatgttATAGCGAGGGCTACTGGGATATTAATTAGTACAGTTTTCCAGATGGTATACTAATGATGCCATTAATGGTCATATAGGTGTGgaaaattaagtaaaaaaaaaaaaaaaaaaaaaggagcacACTTTCTACTGAAGCCATGGATTTCAGTTTGTGGGTGTTGGCACATTGAGGTTAGCccagacttttctttttttttaaagccgcAGACAGAGGAAATGCATGGCGATTGAGTGATTGAGGACTCGCCCAGAGCATTAGGAATGTGAAAGGGGATGTGTAGGGTGAACTGAGTTTATTCTTATTTGCAAACATTTACATGTATCTATTGAATAGTCCTGTTACAATCGGGGCTGTAGAAACGGTACAGTCCAGCAGAATAGCCCTGTTGCAATGGGGGGCTACAGTATGGGACAGACACAAAGAGTTCTATTGCTGGACAACGGGTCTCAGCGCTACTCATGGACTCTGTCTGTGCCGTGTGTCCACACGGGTCTGCGCTTCTCAATAAAGGCTCTGATGCCCTCCTGCCCGTCTGTCAGAGCCAAGTTGTCCACCATCACCCGGGAGGCAGTTGCGTAGGCGGCGTGGCGCCCCTGGGCCATCTGTCTGTTGAAGGTGGCCTTGCCCAGGGCCACCACAGGTCGGCTGGCAGAACAGATCTTCTGGGCGATGGCCAATGTCGTCTCCTCCAGTTTCTCCTCCGGCACCACCTTGCTGACGAGCCCATGGAGCAAAGCATCCTGGGCAGAGATGGGAGCTCCAGTGAAGAGCATTTCCAAGGCCACCTGGaaccaggaaaaaaataataatattgaaactAATAGCGATATCTAGTGGATATCTGGCTCTGGAAAATACAAACCAAATAATAACCGTGTCCAGCCTGATTTTGTAGCATTCATCGTGGAATCTACAGTGGTCCAGGTTCCAAGGTCCAAATCTGGTCTTTCATTGATCATGTATCACAAGGCTTTTTAGTGTCTGTCAGTAAGTAACACCTAGTTAACACAAACCAAGTACAATGTCTattttttcatttgtgaataagaaaaacactgcaataaaagagctgtgtgtatttttagaCCCATAACGCTCAAAAGTGTTACAATGTATATCACAAAAAAAACTTACCTTCCTGGGTACAGCCCTTCCAATGGCAACAGCAGGCGTCGAACAGAACAGCCCAATATTCACTCCAGGGGTGGCAAACGTCGATTTCTCCGAAGCGACTGCAATGTCACAGCTGGCAACAAGCTGGCACCCTGCAGCTGTGGCCATGCCTTTGACTTGAGCGATTACCGGTACAGGAACATCTTGTATCAAGGTCATGACCTGAAATGGTGATACGATTTCAAGAAGAGATCAAAATGAAACCTGTGCAGATGTAACTTTCGGTTAGGTACCAAATTAAAGAACTGAACCCGTACCGCAGAAACCCTAAAATCTGAACGTAATGAAGCCCGGCCCTCAACAGAGATGAGAAGAGCCAAAATATGGATACAACGCCACAGCGAGTCTGCAAAGTCTGAGGCCTGGGAGGCATTTGTAGTGATTTTGAATATTCCATGTTAACCGAGTTAACGAGTGTCTGCTCTACAGCGCTCTTATGAGGCAAGAAGCAGTTTTTATCCTTGGTGACCACTGCCATTTAAATCTCTGCCAACAACTTAAAAATACTGAACCtgagcttaaaaaaaaataaacaatactttttttttcccccctcattaAAATCACACAACTAAGGCAACTTAAAATAGTGCGTCTTCCAAAGTCTTTAGTATTTACATACGTCGTTTACATACTTCAGAGGAACAAACACACAGGATGGAGGATAGGATTTGCAAAGCAGAGATATCCAGCTCAGCGCTGATGGCGGTGTTGTGCCAGCTGTGACCGCCTCACCTCCGAGCAGACCTCGAACACCCTGCCGTGGTGCTCACTGCCCTGCTGCGACGTCAGCTCCTTCAGGTCGTGGCCTGACGAGAAGACGGGCCCTTTGGCTGCAAAACAACCGCCGGCTTCGTTAAGGAAGACAGACAACGAACCCTGTGCTTATTTAACGTGGGTTGCTACCTCATGGATGTGTGTGTCTGGTTCGTTGCTCATTCAGACCAGAGTTAATTCAGATAACGTGAAGTACGACTTCTCGTCGCCCAACAGTCTTCTGGTCCTGGATGGAGTACCTGAGATGATGATGACTCGGAGGTCTGCGCTGTCCACCTCGTGCAGGATATCAGCGCGTAGAGACTCCAGCATGGACAAGGACAGAGCGTTTCTCTTCTTGGGGTTATTGAGGACTATATTTCTAGGATACGAAACAGCAACAGAGCATTTTATTCCTCATTGATGGTACTAAGTTGCAACAGTTAGCTACTGATTGATACTAAGTGTGATAGTGTGTCAGCTGATGCTTTACtaaaactgtacacagaataaaATCAAGCAGTAATTAATTGTAAATTGAACcatattaataaatcaataacaacACCAATAGACGTTTAAATACTAGACTGAACTTTTTATGTACAGAAATGTCTTGACGTTGGTCgtgtttttcagcagcagggGGCGCTGTCTGTCATTTTCACTTCAACTTCAAGACAAGGCAGTCCTGTCTGCACGCAAACTGATCCGCTTCCACTGGCATTGTCGGGATTCAGATGCAGATTATTGCGCTACATTGTGCTAtttcaatttaataataatgacgataataatatGGACAACTGTATTACTGTGTCCTGACCTTATTCCATGTTGTTGCACCCTCACGGTGAACTGCTCAGGAGCTAAGGTACAGAGAGAGCTCCTGGAGCCTGCAAAACGACATACGCTATCGTTTCGTGTGCACCTGCGAGCTAACACAACGTCCCTGAAGTGGCGCAAACCCACCGCAGCGCAAACCCTGCGGAAAGCCATCTTTCCCTGCGGATATTTCGGACATAGAAGTAGAAACAAATACAGAGCGCCGCCGGTGCGTCAGTCAGCGCGGAGTTTGTGCGTCTCTCGCTCGCTGGCGCCCCCTAGCTTGGCTGAACGCAGGCACTTTCAGCTTCTGCATCCACATTTTCATTACCTTTTCGTTCTTTCtccccctttttcttattttttatttttatgacacTGCAATTCCTACAGGGAAATGTGCTTTGAAAAGGGGGTTCTACTACATATATGAGAACAATTGCAGTTGTAGTAATGCTgactagaaaacaaaatatactggTTTTCCAGCCCTTATATAAAAAAGCAGTGCATTACAATGCAAATATGCTTGGGAATACTACAAGTACACTTTATGTATCCTAAGTCACTTCGGATGCTCAAGTCAGTTAACGGTCTCAAAAGGCACAGAATGAATAAATCCTCTAGCAAATCCACAATCTAAACAATGTCTTTCCTCCATGCTGTACTTCAGGGAAATAAAACAGCTTTACACATTAGTTTGTGGAAAGGGTGTTACAAACCAGCAAAACAAATCTTGCATTAGATTAtctaatttgtattgatttaaaaatatttttcaatcAAAAACAGTCATGTAGGTCTACATTTAAAAAGCCAAAACGTAAGATTCTTGTTAGAAGTCCTTAAATCTCAAGTGTTCTTCAGAAATAATAGTTCCCTGACAAAGAAGAGAATTTTAAAAACCCAACTTATTCAGCATTAACAAATACATAGATTTAACTATATTCTAGGCAAAGTAGGGCTTATCTAATTTCACTAAGCAGACAGGAATTCAATACATTCCCACTTAAAATCACTGCCCTGGAGTGAAGTAAATTAGGACTCATGCATCTGTTCAGAACTGTACCATTCCCTTTGGAATTAGTTTTAATATACTAAATGAGGAAACAGGACATTAAAATGCAGTGTCGCAGCACAGAATCATTCAAACTGCTCGCCTAATGTTTGTGGGAAATGACAGGGTTATGATAGCAGTCGTAGCAAAGAATATGAAAAtcctgaataaataaaaccattaaaaatgtaaattgaataAACAATCTGGAAAACATTATTCACTGCAGACATATTGAGTTTACTCCTCTCCCTGATGAGTGCCAAGATGCAAATTAACTGCGCTTCAGCTTTGAAGGCTTATTGATCAGAAACTTGGAAATGGAAGCTGTGACTGATGTCTAATTGTAGAAATAATATGGGTCATGTGTATAACGCGATAGATTTGGCTggaccaggagagagagagagagaaaaggaatgAGTTGCATATGCTATTTGGGCCAAGTGCATGCAGTTCAAGGtaggaaaatgtttaaaaaccaAACCACCCTGCCTTCAGCTATAATCCAGAGATGCCAATTTCAACGTTTCCAAAAACAATCCTTGCAAAGTCATAAAACATCTACCAGTGTTTCTCCTATTAGTTATTATTGCACAGATGCACAATCATTAACCAATGACTTGTGAGAGAAAAAGCGCACAGCATAGCCTGAGGAGAGATCTGGATAAACAGCACACGATAAGATCCGATCTGTGAAAAAAGCAGCATCAAGCATTTCTAAGGCTACTCCTCCCACACGCTAGTATGTCGGACCTATGCAAGACAGTCAGTCACAGGTTCTCTGTTGTTTCTTTAGATCGGAGAAAGTAGGTTTATTTCCTCAGCTCTGTGATCTACGCTGTCCTCTTATGAACTGCCACAGGGCTTTTATAGCAAATGAATGCAGGTGCCTTCACAGTGAGGGCAAGATAAGTGTATAAATTAGCTTCCTTTACCTGCAGGGGCAGCTGCTCAGGCATCTGTGTCCCTGCCTGCAATCTGGTGCCATGAAGACAGACATCTGTCCTTTGTGAGTGACTGCAGATCACTCTCTGTCGAGGGCCCTCCTGGGATGGTGCACACAGACATCAGACACCTACAATCTTCCCAGAACAGCACCCACAAGAGCAGCTTTGGGATGTCCATCAGCACAAGCACATTGTGTCAAGACACCACCTGGGACCGTGGACGACAAGACTGGAAGCATTGTGAGCACCTTACATATCAAATCTATCCCTCACCTATGACACCTTTTCGATTGACCTGAAGGAAATGgggtacattttaaacaaactgtGCGGTCATACAGAACATCCTTTGGACACCACTCCctgcacactgtcacacacacagactagggctgtcagtcgattaaaaaaaatgatcgGTTATAATCAATGgccattagttgattaatcgggcacttaCTAAAACAAGTGTAATGGTCTTTAAGTGGTTGTCCTacacagtaatactttaataaatactaggcattgatattacagtagACTATAACAATACTTTACGCAAtagtaacaaaaataaaatagaaatttatatatatatattatatatatataaaacacaaaaaacccaCTAAATCATAGTGAGATTGTTTCGCCAATGCGTGTCAGTGGGGGGCGCACAGATTATTCATCGGCCGCCCAATGTGTGAGATTTTAGCGACAATGATTCAGAGATTGAGATGGGGCCTCAATGCTTGAGAGCTatgctaaataaaaaatataattataatgcaaaaacaatgaCTGTTTAGCCGCAACATGGCCTATGCTTTTCCTTCCCCTCTCAATACAGCAAATggtgttttcttgcaaatgatACTGTAAACTGCGCACACTGCCCTTTTAAGAAAATCAGTTATTTCAAATGAAACGGAAAACCTTTACTTTGTCTTCAGTATTTCCTTCTGAATCCAAAGCTAGTCTGTAGTTTTCCTATTAGCAGCTGTAACCTGCAGTTTGTGCACAGATACTGTACTGCAGCTCTAGTGATGTGATCTCTTGCGTGATTCGCCTTCATCATTAAACACTAGAAGCGCAGGGCTGGTCAGTTTGAACAATTTCacttgaattactctgtgttcctgaatacactgtaGATATTCGTTCTTGaattttcctaaatatatgtattaaatatgcctatggcgttttagctgcatacaCGCAAATCAAGTTGTGGTCTCTACCTCACCTGTATAGTGTTTAATGTGCTtgaaacacacgcattgtatagCATCACAAGTGTCTTCTTACAGCTGTATTCTGATAGTGGACACAGAGTGATTACGccgcaaataaacacttgtttcattgtttCAACTGCAATGacgtgtttattttaaaacaaaaacgctTTGATAATATTTATAccaaaaatgttaatgttttatgttcatatttccatttaaatactaAATTTGTGCTAGTTTTATTCGACCGTTTGTCATCCAATATAGGCCTACCCTTGGGCAGGGTCTTCCTGGAGTTCACAAGAATTTTTCACAAATGTCAATCCGCAGGTTTAATGACTCTCCCAAAATCCCAAAACCTACTTATATTCTGAAATTCAAGCCACATCACCCACATAGACATACCAGAAGATCTCAGGTGCAGGGGAATAAGGATCTACAGcccagagagagatagaggtaaaggaggagagaaagagggaggaagggagagggacagagaaagagactgGACCAAACTTGACACTTTATCAGGGATGGAaattatcattacagttatgtAATTAAAGAATACCTACATTAAATAC
Coding sequences within it:
- the echdc3 gene encoding enoyl-CoA hydratase domain-containing protein 3, mitochondrial; translated protein: MAFRRVCAAVGLRHFRDVVLARRCTRNDSVCRFAGSRSSLCTLAPEQFTVRVQQHGIRNIVLNNPKKRNALSLSMLESLRADILHEVDSADLRVIIISAKGPVFSSGHDLKELTSQQGSEHHGRVFEVCSEVMTLIQDVPVPVIAQVKGMATAAGCQLVASCDIAVASEKSTFATPGVNIGLFCSTPAVAIGRAVPRKVALEMLFTGAPISAQDALLHGLVSKVVPEEKLEETTLAIAQKICSASRPVVALGKATFNRQMAQGRHAAYATASRVMVDNLALTDGQEGIRAFIEKRRPVWTHGTDRVHE